From one bacterium genomic stretch:
- the rnc gene encoding ribonuclease III, whose translation MTEENKNRPRRETSQLERALDHRFKRSDLLRQALTHRSYAHEHGDVPYNEPLEFLGDAVLGFLVAERVYRRRPPLNEGQMTRLRSVLVDADSLAALAEDFGVGEELLLGRGEEATGGRTKKNILADAFEAVVGALFLDGGVRPVRRLVARLFGDAIANADNDAHTDAKTELQEFAQAQGWSLPEYRLAEQRGPAHAREFVIEVAVNGHAFGCGVGSSKKRAEQTAARAALAALRDGGAASGRPSPIAG comes from the coding sequence TTGACTGAAGAGAACAAGAACAGGCCTCGGCGCGAGACAAGTCAGCTGGAAAGGGCCCTGGATCATCGGTTCAAGCGTTCCGACCTGCTGCGTCAGGCCTTGACCCATCGTTCCTACGCCCACGAGCACGGCGACGTTCCGTACAACGAGCCGCTGGAGTTCCTCGGCGACGCCGTTCTCGGATTCCTCGTCGCGGAACGCGTGTACCGTCGCCGCCCTCCGCTCAACGAGGGGCAGATGACGCGGCTGCGCTCCGTCCTCGTCGACGCCGACAGCCTCGCCGCGCTCGCGGAAGATTTCGGCGTCGGCGAGGAACTGCTTCTCGGACGCGGCGAAGAGGCGACCGGCGGACGGACGAAGAAGAACATCCTCGCGGACGCCTTCGAGGCGGTCGTCGGCGCGCTCTTCCTCGACGGCGGCGTCCGTCCCGTGCGCCGGCTCGTCGCGCGCCTCTTCGGCGACGCGATCGCCAACGCGGACAACGACGCCCACACCGACGCGAAGACCGAGCTGCAGGAGTTCGCGCAGGCCCAGGGCTGGTCGCTGCCCGAGTACCGGCTCGCCGAGCAGCGCGGCCCGGCGCACGCCCGCGAGTTCGTGATCGAGGTCGCCGTCAACGGCCACGCCTTCGGGTGCGGCGTCGGCAGCTCCAAGAAGCGGGCGGAGCAGACGGCGGCGCGGGCGGCGCTCGCGGCGCTGCGCGACGGCGGCGCGGCGAGCGGGCGCCCCTCTCCGATCGCGGGGTAG